The segment CTTGCGTACTATTCTCATTTGAAATTATTGGATTTGTATATTAGTGCAAATtgttatttttcaattgaaacGGAAAAAATGATGATTGGAGTTGGAGATGGTGCAAGTTGTTACCTTGTGAACATGAATTATTTGcacatctctataatattatttgagaagtcagtttcctatgtgtcgcgctcacgttaactctcacggtggttgattacattgatacccttaatgaatcaaaaatagaatatttaaatactataattgattttttatttaaattccttttgtaaaattttacaaataaaatatataataaaaaggaaatatttataaaggctATAAATTGAATTTagaaaacgaaaatatatgaataaataatatgctatcattaaaaaggaaagttcacaaaatagtaatattgtattaaatatatttttaaaataacataaaatatactaataaactactttctttatatttttcaaagtaacagaaataatttttatatatctatctatatttagatgattacataaaataattaagtaacataaacggatatattgactaaaatcatttatagttagtattattgaaatgctatttgtatttcctatattttggttactataatatctttcaattacaacaaaaaatatctataaattatactTTACTTATATCATATGATTTCTCAGATGCAATCACAATTTTTTctgcttatttttaagagatataacGAGAAATAAAGGTTAACAATAAACATCTTTTTGatcaaatacttataaaatatttaaaatcacactatatactttaacgaggtaaatatattatattttatcattattaaaattgtatgtttttttaatattaaatttgcttttaaattcaatgtttttatgtttgtgtaactttttaatataaccataatcagaGAAGACATGAAATtagttagaatttataaaaatattttttattataaatattgatatgagtTCACGAGCTTTCCAAAAAGTATGAGAAGTAACTTTCTATATATCATCTTttctaatataatttataaaatcaatatttaatttgatatatattataaaaatacattcacatttaaacgataaataaattaatttgacttgacttaattataataaaaaaatatacttcagcttgaatttgaaagaatatatgtaagttaATATAGTCACAACATGAGTTactcgactaatccaacttatatctaaaataatagatttaactataataagaaaatataattttgcaataataatttatttcataaatataaattatagatgactcaaaacacattgacaaatgaaaataaaatattaatcaaatgtaacaatttagttttttgtaaaatttatatatatgcatgagacttcagaatattatcattatatttatttacataattttgattcaaacactttagtttattttttatttcattttaagcacaatatatctttttttttgtcaacaacaaaACAGACTCATATGGACTCTGTgaaccaaactggtagctccgAATCTATATGAATGACGTAAGATGGTTGTTgcagcacaatatatcttaagttatacataatcttcctaaaatataattacatatttaagaCAACAATGAACCTAAATGTTAATAagaaaactaatcaaaattttaatatatttagaaaaaaaaacccgactataatataataaaaaatattatagttgaattcagagaaatatatgcaatccaatatacccaaatcataactaaatcgactgtaaaaaTAAACCGACTAGactaatatatctaaaatcatatgtctaattaaaataatataatattattaatataaattaattaaaaattaaaagtaaataacaattaattagtatattatatttacttttaaatatttatatccgtgcatgagcacggaaaaatcacctagtatataGTATATAGTATACATACTTTAATATCATATTATCACGTTGTGACTGGTTAGGAGGCACAAGACTTTGTCCACTTACGCGTTGAAACCACGAGTCATATTTCAATGAAGTTTACAAAACAGATCCCAATGAATGGACATGTTTACTTTTTACAAAATGGACttatactaaaaaaatatagtaacgAAGTGAATGGATTAGAGTCGGAACTATAGTAATCTCATTTTGAGTGTTACTTACCGTGTTAAGACTCTTTAAACATGGATCCCATCGTTGGAAACTAACTGCTTGCAtgtttataactttatatatattaagttttttttttttttgtaaacttatatatattaagtttcaTTTGCGAAAATAACATGAAATCTAATTCAATCAGATAAACATACGTAACCCGACCACATAAATTACGTTTTCTTAATAATAACTTGCATGTAAAGAAACGCAACAAATTGTTCCAAATGATGAATATCTTACATCTACGATTAGGTAGGACGAATATATTACATACATTCTGTTTAAGTATAAACCGGAGGAAGTTCATATTTGATCTGATCTCAGAGACATTAAGATTGGTAACCAAAGAAAGTTCTGTTAAGTCTCTATCATGTTCATGATTTTCCATGCATTGAATTTGTTATTACAGAAAGAGTCTGTAGAGATGAAAAAAGaggaataaagaaaaataaatgtgAAATAAAATTCAACATCGACGACTGACTTACGTATGTACATCTTCAGACATATCTATCTATCTAATCTATTAGCAACACATGTTACTTTATTGACTCGTTGCCTGGTCAGATTATGCCACGAGTATCTAAAATCAACCTTCGACAAAGGCTTGTTGACTTGATCAATTCTGTAATAAAATTGTAGTTATAAAGAACATCCACGTGGCAGAGTCACATAGTCTGTTCTCCTCCACGCTCGATATCTGGCTCGGTCATCGGGATATGGCATCTCGACGACGGCGATAGAGGCGAAGCTCCGGCAATCGGCGAAGAAGCGTTTCTCCGATCTCTGCTCAACATCCGAGTGAAAGATAACATCCGGCTCATCGGCGACCTAAACGGCGAGTTTTGAGTCGAAGCGTGTTCAAACTCGCTCAAGTTCCTCCTCGGCACCTCAATCGCCGAAGGTTTTCTCCCCGAATCTCGGGGTTCATCCCTCAATCCAGAGCTCGAACCCGGTTCGGTTTCAGAAACCGGTTCAGGAGAAATCGTGATAACCacttgctcctcctcctccgccgccgccatTGGTGTTTCACTAACGGCGTGAGGCTCGACGAGAGAGCGGCAGAGAGGACAGGTGGAATGAGAGTGAAACCACATATCGATGCAGTCGACATGAAAAGTGTGTTTACAGCTCGGCAGAACCCGACCCGACTCTGTCTCTTCGAACTCGGAGAGACAGACGGCGCACTCGATCGGCTCCTTGTGCGTCGCGTGGGAGAAAGCGAAAACGGGGAGAGATTTTATGACGGTGGGGTCGAGACCACGCGTGGCGGTTACGGTGGAAGGTTCGTCGGCGGTGAAGAACACCATTGTAGCGCGGCGGTTACGGCGGCGGAGGTGGCGTCTGCGAGCGCGGAGGAGATACCAGCGAGCGTATAGATGGAGGAAGACCATTAGAACGACGACGAAGAAGAGGATTGCAATGGCGCTTATCATGATCTTGCTGCTCATGGCGTAGGTTCGAGAAGGAGACTTGGTTGCTTCGGGCATGACCATTGGATCCTGGTCGTTCAAGTTCATCATAATGGTGGCGACTGAGAgattcagagagagagacaaagcgAGTCAATTGGTAAAGAAAGTTTGTGTTTTAAAGACTAGTAGCGAGAGAGACGTGAGAAACTGCAACGTAATTACTCGTTGGAACTTTTATAAGACGACGCCAATGTTAACGCGTCAATGTTATCGTTGACCATTCTACTACCCTTACTCTTTTTATCTTTTCTCATTTACTGTACTAGTTACTCTGCTCTTTGATATTCAGTAAAGTCTTGGATctagctttttattttttctgtgcAACAGTCTTGGATCTAGCTTATCCAACATTTCCATCACTAAATCCCCTAACTACACTAGTTATGTAAGTCACTGGCTCAACAACTTTTTTGACGAATATTTACGGTACTAAATGTTGTAGGCTAggtcgttcaaaaaaaaaaatgttgtaggctacaaaataaattaaaagaatcTTCCACATTACCAGctaacatctatcttattaaaacagaagtacacttATAGAATACctcttagttttcagtgttatttacaattgcataccactgagaattaaattgaattttctattttaatgcttgtctttttcagttatattaatgtatttctttttctttcctattttaatgcttgtctttttcaattagattaatgtgttttttttcctattttaatgtttgtcttttagttagattaatgtattttgttttttattcttcaacaattaatgatattttaaaattgtcttttttttgtcaacttaaagttgtctaaactatttaaaaatataaaaatagtcaaaaataaacatataaagtagataa is part of the Raphanus sativus cultivar WK10039 chromosome 5, ASM80110v3, whole genome shotgun sequence genome and harbors:
- the LOC108856629 gene encoding RING-H2 finger protein ATL2, whose product is MMNLNDQDPMVMPEATKSPSRTYAMSSKIMISAIAILFFVVVLMVFLHLYARWYLLRARRRHLRRRNRRATMVFFTADEPSTVTATRGLDPTVIKSLPVFAFSHATHKEPIECAVCLSEFEETESGRVLPSCKHTFHVDCIDMWFHSHSTCPLCRSLVEPHAVSETPMAAAEEEEQVVITISPEPVSETEPGSSSGLRDEPRDSGRKPSAIEVPRRNLSEFEHASTQNSPFRSPMSRMLSFTRMLSRDRRNASSPIAGASPLSPSSRCHIPMTEPDIERGGEQTM